The following nucleotide sequence is from Paracrocinitomix mangrovi.
CCAAATGTCAAGAATCTTCTGGCACCTTTTGAATAATGCTCATGAAAATATCCAGTTCTAACTGCTAAAATTGTGCTGTACCAGTATTCAACTCCAAAAGCCAAGTTGATTTCTCTCATTTCTTCGCCAAAACGACTGTTATTTTTTACAACAGGATTTCCAGCCTCATCATAAGTAACGATTCCTGGTGCATCATAAAATGATTGTAACATCCCTTTAACAACACCTACTTCAGGATTTAAACCAGAAACTAAATCTCCATCACCATTATATTCAGGCTGTGTAGGAACCAAAAGTTTGTTAAAGTCTACAGTTCCAGTTAAAGAGTTGTATTTGTCAAACTCAACATTTAACGCTGTTCCTAATCTTAAATTTGTAGGTAAAAAATCTCTTTCAGCTTCAACAGTATAGGCTACTTTATTACCGATATTAGAAATAGCAGCACCAATTGAAACAGTTGCATCTTTATCACCTAAAGCAATCTCATCATTAAACCAAGAATAAGATACATCAACTGCTCCTGCTATCCCAGGTTTAGAACCAACATTTCCAACAGTTGAACCACCAGTTAAATTTGAATAAACAAATTTTGCATTCATACCCAAAGCACTTCTGTCTGATAATTTGAATGCATATCCACCTAAAATTTCAAACTCATTTGGAGTAAATGGTCTGATTTCTGTTCCAAGATTATCTGTGAAGATGATTTGTCCCAGAGAAAAATATCTCAACGATCCACCAACAGCATGACGATCACTTAATTTAGTGTAACCACTGATGTAAGATAAATGAATATCATCTACTAATTGTCTTAACCAAGGTGAATAAGAAGCAGAAAACTCAGCTTTTTCTTTTGAAAAAACCAATTTTGAAGTATTCCAATGGAATGAATTGGCATCAGGAGAAATGGCAACACCAGCATCTCCCATGGCTCCAGATCTTGAATCAGGAGAAATTATTAAAAAAGGAACAGCTGTTGTAATTGTGTTCAATTGCACCTGTTGTGCCTTTTCTTCTTGGTTACCTAAATTTTGAGCTCCTGCTGTAATAGCAAGCGTCAAACTCAAAATCATCCCTACAATTTTCTTCATTTTGGTTATAAAAGATTCCACAAATATACGTAATCCAAAAAAGTATATTGTGTGAAGTTTATAAAATGACCAACTTTTCTAATATTTCTGCTTTTTCTCCTTCAGGAGTTTCAACTGTTAGTCTGTACACATACACCCCTCTTCCTAGCTTATCTCCGTACTCATCTCTACCATCCCAATTGATGCCTTCACTACGATAAGCAATGGTATTCACATTTTCAATTAATGTTTTCACCAACTTACCTGAAACAGTGAAAATCTCAATCTTAACATCCAATGGAGTACAGCATTGATTATGTTCAAAATAAAAATCTGTATTGGTTGTAAATGGATTCGGATAATTCAATAAATGTGAGATACCTAAATCAGCTTCTTCAATAACTACAAACTCTAAAACAGATTCAGATGAATTATTGTTCACATCCCAGACTTTAAATGTTAGCGTATGATTTCCTGGAGTAAGATCACTCAATTGGTAACTTACCTTTCCACTTTGATAAGTATCTAAATCAGCCTCATAAAAGTTATTTAAGATAATTGGATCAGCTGTATTTCCATCTAAGATCAATGTAATATCATGACCTATTCCATTTCCTGTGGTATTAATACCGTTCTCATCTGTAATTTCAGCTATAAATAATGGACTTTCATCAGTTGTTCCTCCATTAGCGAAATTCTGGTCATTCATGTAAAGCGAAACTTCCGGTCCATCATTATCCACTACTCCATTTGGATCTACTCCTCCAACAACTATTGTAGTATCATAACCAAATTGATTTGAACTGTTGTCATTTGCATAATAGGATATTTTCCCTTTTCCAAACGAATAATCAATATCCTTGGGAACTACAAAAGAGAATGTAAAATAACCATTAGCTACTGTTGCCTTTCCTTTGTAAATAATATTGTTTTGGATATCAAAAGTTTTAATTGGTGAATCCGGATCATTTCCTAGCGTACTTTTATTTTTCCATTTATCATATACAGTTGGATAAACTATGCCATTATAATTACTCAACAAACTTCCAGATTCATTTTCAATGTGACCACTTACAGTAATTTTAGACAATGCCTTTAAGGTATCTATTGAAGTCATTGTAACATTTACACCGTTAATACTATCAGTAACAACTAGTGGTTGTGGTTTCCCAATCTTTAATGCAGGATCACCCAAGACCGTAAAATTTCTTTTATTCTCAGAAGATCCGGTAGCATTTTTAGTTCTTCTTGTGATTTCTCCCAAAGTTAGCGGTTGTCCATTTTCTTCTTTAAATAGCTCAGAATATAGATTCTTTACAAGAGCTGAGTTAACGGTGATATAAACAAGTCTTGTAGTGGTAAGTAAACCAACCGCACCTCCATAAGGAGTAGTCAAAGTTCGTTCACCCGCAGAAACTCTTTCAGGATCATCAAATCGACTAAATTCACAAGTTGCCGAAATGAAAATACAGAGATTGTTCACGTTGGTCCAATTTTCTATCATATTGATAGTTACCGCTCTTTCTAAAGTCAATCCTGTTTCGCCTCCATGACCTACATAATTAAAGACCAATGCACCTTGATTAATGTTTTGATTTATCGCTTCTTCTACATCCGGATATCTTTGACCTCCTGAAGTAACTACTTGTTGATAAGCATCAAGATAAATCTTTACAATATTCATTTCGGGATAAAGATTTTCTGTGCTATCACTCAGAATTTCAC
It contains:
- the porV gene encoding type IX secretion system outer membrane channel protein PorV, which codes for MKKIVGMILSLTLAITAGAQNLGNQEEKAQQVQLNTITTAVPFLIISPDSRSGAMGDAGVAISPDANSFHWNTSKLVFSKEKAEFSASYSPWLRQLVDDIHLSYISGYTKLSDRHAVGGSLRYFSLGQIIFTDNLGTEIRPFTPNEFEILGGYAFKLSDRSALGMNAKFVYSNLTGGSTVGNVGSKPGIAGAVDVSYSWFNDEIALGDKDATVSIGAAISNIGNKVAYTVEAERDFLPTNLRLGTALNVEFDKYNSLTGTVDFNKLLVPTQPEYNGDGDLVSGLNPEVGVVKGMLQSFYDAPGIVTYDEAGNPVVKNNSRFGEEMREINLAFGVEYWYSTILAVRTGYFHEHYSKGARRFLTFGAGIYFGVFGLDISYLASVYRNNPLANTLRFSLKFKFGNKKASDAGVSD